Proteins encoded in a region of the Deltaproteobacteria bacterium genome:
- a CDS encoding ABC transporter ATP-binding protein, whose product MKSEFLLEVKDLHVAVGKKEILKGVNLQMKEGQVHAIFGPNGSGKTTLVNAMMGFAGYDVRGKIIFRGRDITHLSVNERAKMGIGMSFQRPPAIRGVKLRRLIEASAKRNGRLLDEYAAKLNLVDFLEREVNVGFSGGEIKRAELLQLILQDPDMIFLDEPESGVDLENIVLIGEYTNHLLGRKKDPNRKKTMKELHRERKKAGLIITHTGHILDYVDVDMGYVLIQG is encoded by the coding sequence ATGAAAAGTGAATTCCTGTTGGAGGTTAAGGATCTCCATGTAGCAGTAGGAAAAAAGGAAATCCTCAAAGGGGTAAATCTCCAGATGAAAGAGGGGCAAGTCCACGCCATTTTTGGACCTAACGGTTCAGGCAAGACTACTTTGGTAAACGCCATGATGGGATTTGCAGGTTACGATGTCAGGGGAAAGATCATCTTTCGCGGGAGAGACATTACCCATCTTTCTGTAAACGAACGGGCGAAGATGGGAATTGGCATGTCCTTCCAGCGCCCTCCAGCTATACGAGGGGTAAAGCTCAGGAGACTGATTGAGGCCAGCGCCAAAAGAAACGGAAGACTCCTGGATGAGTACGCAGCAAAGCTGAACCTTGTGGATTTTCTTGAGCGGGAGGTAAATGTCGGTTTTTCCGGCGGGGAGATCAAGAGGGCAGAACTTTTACAACTGATCCTGCAAGACCCGGATATGATCTTTTTAGACGAGCCCGAGTCGGGTGTGGACTTGGAGAACATCGTGCTCATTGGAGAGTATACCAACCATCTGTTAGGGAGAAAGAAAGACCCGAATCGGAAAAAGACCATGAAGGAACTCCACCGTGAAAGAAAGAAGGCGGGTCTTATTATCACCCACACCGGCCATATCCTTGACTACGTGGATGTGGATATGGGTTATGTCCTTATACAGGG